In Oryza brachyantha chromosome 1, ObraRS2, whole genome shotgun sequence, the following are encoded in one genomic region:
- the LOC102714601 gene encoding ervatamin-B-like, with product MASCKPACYLGLLFSITCLLQVLLLPAAAHPPSCEKSDHELRFLFSQWRAKYAKHYSCPEEQEKRYQVWKDNTNFIGAFRSQTDISSGVGAFAPQTITDSFVGMNRFGDLTSGEFVQQFTGFNATGFRRPTPSHISPHSWQPGCVDWRSSGAVTGVKHQGNCASCWAFAAAAAIEGLHKIKTGELVSLSEQVMLDCDGGSNGCSGGRSDTALNLVASRGGIASEENYPYTSVRGACDVGKLLSGHSASLSGFSAVPPNDEQQLALAVARQPVTAYIDASARDFMFYKGGVYKGPCSADASAVNHAVTIVGYCENIGGDKYWIAKNSWSNDWGDQGYVYLAKDVWWPQGTCGLATSPFYPTV from the exons ATGGCTTCTTGCAAGCCGGCTTGCTACCTCGGGCTTCTCTTCTCCATCACTTGCCTCTTGCAGGTCCTACTGCtaccagcggcggcgcacccgCCGTCGTGCGAGAAGTCCGACCATGAGCTGAGGTTCCTGTTCTCGCAGTGGAGGGCCAAGTACGCCAAGCACTACTCGTGCCCGGAGGAGCAGGAGAAGCGGTACCAGGTGTGGAAGGACAACACCAACTTCATCGGCGCCTTCCGCAGCCAGACCGACATCAgctccggcgtcggcgcgtTCGCGCCGCAGACCATCACCGACTCCTTCGTCGGCATGAACAGGTTCGGCGACCTCACCTCCGGCGAGTTCGTGCAGCAGTTCACCGGGTTCAACGCCACCGGGTTCCGCCGGCCTACGCCCAGCCACATCTCGCCGCACTCGTGGCAGCCGGGCTGCGTCGACTGGCGGTCCAGCGGCGCCGTCACCGGCGTCAAGCACCAAGGCAACTGCG CGTCGTGCTGGGcgttcgcggcggcggcggcgatcgaaGGCCTTCACAAGATCAAGACCGGCGAGCTGGTGTCGCTGTCCGAGCAGGTGATGCTGGACTGCGACGGCGGGAGCAACGGGTGCAGCGGCGGGCGCTCGGACACGGCCCTCAACCTGGTGGCCTCCCGCGGGGGCATCGCGTCGGAGGAGAATTACCCCTACACCAGCGTCAGGGGCGCCTGCGATGTGGGCAAGCTGCTGTCCGGCCACTCGGCGTCGCTGTCGGGCTTCAGCGCCGTGCCGCCCAACGACGAGCAGCAGCTGGcgctggcggtggcgcggcagcCGGTGACGGCGTACATCGACGCCAGCGCGCGCGACTTCATGTTCTACAAGGGCGGCGTCTACAAGGGGCCCTGCTCCGCCGACGCGTCGGCGGTGAACCACGCCGTCACCATCGTCGGCTACTGCGAGAACATCGGCGGCGACAAGTACTGGATCGCCAAGAACTCGTGGAGCAACGACTGGGGCGACCAGGGCTACGTCTACCTCGCCAAGGACGTGTGGTGGCCGCAGGGCACCTGTGGCCTCGCCACCTCGCCATTCTACCCGACGGTTTga
- the LOC102720832 gene encoding ervatamin-B-like: protein MASGAVLLVVCTLLALQAMAADANSNVTDDGVTMQVFEEWMAKFGKAYPCHGEKEHRFAVFRENVHFIRSYKPEVSYDTALRINQFADLTNEEFVATYTGAKPPHPKQAARSVDPIWMPSCIDWRFRGAVTGVKDQGACKSCWAFAAVAAIEGLAQIRTGQLTPLSEQELVDCDTDSNGCGGGHTDRAFDLVVAKRGITAESEYRYEGFQGKCRVDDLLFNHAARIRGYGAVPPNDERQLAMAVARQPVAVYIDASGPAFQFYGSGVFPGPCGTAESNHAVTLVGYCQVDATGKKYWVAKNSWGKTWGQQGYILLEKDVANPHGTCGLAVSPLYPTV, encoded by the exons ATGGCTAGCGGTGCAGTCCTCCTGGTGGTGTGCACGTTGTTGGCATTGCAGGCAATGGCGGCGGACGCCAACTCCAACGTcaccgacgacggcgtgacgatGCAGGTGTTCGAGGAGTGGATGGCCAAGTTCGGCAAGGCGTACCCGTGCCACGGCGAGAAGGAGCACCGCTTCGCCGTCTTCCGCGAGAACGTCCACTTCATCCGGAGCTACAAGCCGGAGGTGAGCTACGACACCGCCCTGCGCATCAACCAGTTCGCCGACCTCACCAACGAGGAGTTCGTGGCGACGTACACCGGCGCCAAGCCGCCGCACCCGAAGCAGGCGGCCCGGTCCGTGGATCCCATCTGGATGCCCAGCTGCATCGACTGGAGGTTCAGGGGCGCCGTCACCGGCGTCAAGGATCAGGGCGCCTGCA AATCTTGCTGGGCGTTCGCGGCTGTGGCGGCGATCGAGGGGCTGGCCCAGATCAGGACGGGGCAGCTGACGCCGCTGTCGGAGCAGGAGCTGGTGGACTGCGACACCGACAGCaacgggtgcggcggcgggcacACGGACCGCGCGTTcgacctcgtcgtcgccaaGCGCGGCATCACGGCGGAGAGCGAGTACCGGTACGAGGGGTTCCAGGGCAAGTGCCGCGTGGACGACTTGCTGTTCAACCACGCGGCGCGCATCCGCGGGTACGGCGCCGTGCCGCCCAACGACGAGCGGCAGCTGGCGATGGCCGTGGCGCGGCAGCCCGTGGCGGTGTACATCGACGCGAGCGGGCCGGCGTTCCAGTTCTACGGCTCCGGCGTGTTCCCGGGCCCCTGCGGGACGGCGGAGTCGAACCACGCCGTGACGCTGGTGGGCTACTGCCAGGTCGATGCGACGGGGAAGAAGTACTGGGTGGCCAAGAACTCGTGGGGCAAGACCTGGGGCCAGCAGGGGTACATCCTGCTCGAGAAGGACGTCGCGAATCCGCATGGCACCTGCGGCCTCGCCGTCTCGCCACTCTACCCCACCGTCTAG
- the LOC102714876 gene encoding uncharacterized protein LOC102714876, with product MAAGLGVGDVLCFAIVAGSVAASLWATLLRRRLPPAAASSSSCVPPHDEFTGSTPAVWSGAAHPAAAAAWLLLASRAAAVVALAAVLLWDAVTYGIAIMMYYTEWTIVLEIVYFTIATLFSAYGCFIYSSSNNRRVRVTILPVRQSHDESVLSNSLVEINHGDDQKGGARAVLYQLGRFMQIVYQVLGGAVVLTDVVFWALIAPFMYSSRLSLNAVMGCTHSFNIVFLLIETTLNNLEFPWFRLTYFVLWTCSYVIIQWIAHGCGLTWWPYPFLNPAAPWAPLWYFCIALLHLACYAVYWSIVRGKNWWLNSYIIPAY from the exons ATGGCGGCGggcctcggcgtcggcgacgtccTCTGCTTCGCGATCGTCGCCGGCTCCGTCGCCGCGTCCCTCTGGGCGACGTTGCTCCGCCGCAGGcttccgccggccgccgcatcgtcgtcgtcgtgtgtACCGCCGCACGACGAGTTCACCGGTTCCACCCCCGCGGTGTGGAGCGGCGCGGCtcacccggccgccgccgccgcgtggctACTGCTCGCGTccagagccgccgccgtggtcgcgctcgccgccgtgctgctgtGGGACGCGGTGACCTACGGCATCGCCATAATGATGTACTACACGGA GTGGACCATCGTGCTAGAGATCGTCTATTTTACG ATAGCCACACTCTTCTCTGCATACGGATGCTTCATCTACTCATCCAGCAACAACCGTCGTGTTCGTGTCACTATCCTGCCCGTGAGACAGAGCCACGACGAAAGTGTCCTGAGCAACAGCCTTGTGGAGATCAACCATGGCGACGATCAGAAGGGAGGAGCTCGAGCTGTGCTGTACCAGCTGGGGCGATTCATGCAGATCGTGTACCAG GTGCTTGGCGGCGCGGTTGTGCTGACGGATGTGGTCTTCTGGGCTCTGATAGCGCCCTTCATGTACTCATCCCGTCTCAGCCTCAATGCA GTGATGGGCTGCACTCATTCTTTCAACATTGTGTTTCTGCTGATAGAGACTACTCTTAACAACCTG GAGTTCCCATGGTTCAGACTGACGTATTTCGTTCTTTGGACATGCTCCTATGTGATCATCCAATGGATCGCACATGGTTGCGGCTTGACATG GTGGCCGTACCCGTTCCTTAACCCTGCAGCACCATGGGCACCGCTATG GTATTTCTGCATTGCATTACTCCATCTGGCTTGCTACGCCGTGTACTGGTCCATTGTGAGGGGGAAAAACTGGTGGCTTAATTCTTATATTATCCCCGCGTATTAA
- the LOC102721115 gene encoding probable protein phosphatase 2C 2, which translates to MVAGTEVMHQVVPLLESSLRRRCSVKGGEEVSVSPSPVEEMPPVVGSEAAVVEAPELMVKAPVESLQFSPNIRSGSFADIGPRRYMEDEHIRIDDLSGHLGSLLMCPAPNAFYGVFDGHGGPDAAAYMKRHAIRLLFEDSGFPQALEEDETFSELVENSIRQAFLSADLALADDLAISRSSGTTALTALIFGRKLLVANAGDCRAVLCRKGVAVEMSRDHRPTYDAEHQRIAECGGYIEDGYLNGVLSVTRALGDWDMKMPQGSRSPLIAEPEFQQATLTEDDEFLIIGCDGIWDVMTSQHAVTIVRKGLRRHDDPERCARELAMEAKRLQTFDNLTVIVVCFGSELGGGSPSSEQAPIRRVRCCKSLSSEALCNLKKWLEPDE; encoded by the exons ATGGTGGCCGGAACGGAGGTGATGCATCAGGTGGTGCCGCTGTTAGAGTcgtcgctccgccgccggtgctCCGTCAAGGGGGGCGAGGAGGTGTCGGTGTCACCGTCGCCGGTGGAGGAGATGCCGCCGGTGGTTGGCTCGgaagccgccgtcgtcgaagcGCCTGAACTG ATGGTTAAGGCACCTGTGGAATCATTACAATTTTCCCCCAACATTCGATCTGGTAGTTTTGCTGATATTGGACCTAGGCGGTACATGGAAGATGAACACATCCGAATTGATGATCTTTCTGGTCATCTTGGCTCACTGTTGATGTGCCCAGCACCGAATGCCTTCTATGGG GTTTTTGATGGCCATGGGGGTCCAGATGCAGCAGCCTACATGAAAAGGCATGCTATAAGGCTCTTATTTGAGGATTCTGGGTTCCCACAGGCATTAGAAGAAGATGAAACATTTTCAGAGTTAGTAGAGAACTCAATCCGTCAAGCATTCTTGAGTGCTGACCTTGCTCTTGCCGATGATTTGGCCATCAGCCGATCTTCAGGAACAACAGCTCTTACAGCTTTGATATTTGGAAG GAAGTTGTTGGTTGCGAACGCCGGGGATTGCCGTGCAGTCCTATGTAGGAAAGGTGTAGCTGTGGAGATGTCTCGCGATCACAGGCCAACATACGACGCAGAGCACCAAAGGATTGCTGAGTGTGGAGGGTACATTGAAGATGGCTACCTCAATGGAGTACTGTCTGTGACCAGGGCATTGGGGGATTGGGACATGAAAATGCCTCAGGGCTCGCGGTCACCTCTCATCGCCGAGCCGGAGTTCCAGCAAGCCACACTTACTGAGGACGATGAATTCCTCATTATAGGTTGCGACGGCATATGGGACGTCATGACCAGCCAGCACGCGGTGACCATAGTCCGCAAGGGGCTCCGACGACACGATGACCCTGAGAGGTGCGCGAGGGAGCTCGCCATGGAGGCGAAGAGGCTCCAAACCTTTGACAACCTTACTGTGATCGTCGTTTGCTTTGGGTCTGAGCTCGGGGGTGGCTCACCGTCTTCAGAGCAGGCGCCGATCAGGAGGGTTAGATGTTGCAAGAGCCTGTCTTCGGAGGCCCTCTGCAACCTGAAGAAATGGCTGGAACCTGATGagtag
- the LOC102721400 gene encoding probable tRNA N6-adenosine threonylcarbamoyltransferase, mitochondrial, with the protein MAATLLPTLSPPASRAAALLLLRRAPPKPFRAPAPLLRRVLAPGPSLPVRSPTFRSSLATMPSTAAAAASGSRADLLMLGIETSCDDTAAAVVRGDGEILSQVVSSQEDLLVKWGGVSPKMAEEAHALAIDQVVQKALDDANVSESDLSAVAVTVGPGLSLCLRVGVHKARQIAKAFRLPIVGVHHMEAHALVSRLVNKDLDFPFLALLISGGHNLLVLAHGLGQYVQLGTTIDDAIGEAYDKSARWLGLDMRKGGGPALEQLALEGDPNAVEFRVPMRQHKDCNFSYAGLKTQVRLAIESRNIPADEIPISSATEEDRQLRANIAASFQRVAVLHLEERCQRAVEWALKMDSSIKYFVVSGGVASNQYVRTSLNHIAEKNDLQLVCPPPRLCTDNGVMIAWTGLEHFIAGRFDDPPAVDEPDDMQYDLRPRWPLGEEYSEGRSVARSMKTARVHPSLTSMIQGSAH; encoded by the exons ATGGCGGCCACTCTTCTCCCCACCTtatcgccgccggcctcccgcgccgccgcgctcctcctcctccggcgagcCCCGCCCAAACCCTTCCGCGCCCCCGCTCCCCTTCTCCGACGCGTCCTCGCCCCCGGCCCCTCGCTGCCGGTACGGTCTCCCACCTTCCGCTCCTCCCTCGCTACGAtgccctccaccgccgccgcagcagccagCGGCTCCCGCGCTGACCTCCTCATGCTCGGCATCGAGACCAGCTGCgacgacaccgccgccgccgtg GTTAGAGGCGACGGAGAGATCCTTAGCCAAGTGGTGTCTTCCCAA GAAGATTTACTCGTGAAGTGGGGAGGCGTCTCTCCTAAGATGGCCGAGGAAGCTCATGCTCTTGCGATTGATCAG GTTGTCCAGAAAGCACTCGATGATGCAAACGTGTCAGAAAGTGACCTTTCTGCAGTGGCTGTTACTGTAGGACCAGGACTTAGTTTATGCCTCAGAg TTGGGGTTCACAAAGCTCGACAAATAGCAAAAGCATTCCGCCTGCCTATTGTTGGAGTTCATCATATGGAGGCACATGCATTAGTTTCCAG GTTAGTGAACAAGGACCTTGATTTCCCATTTTTGGCTCTCCTAATATCAG GAGGACACAATCTTCTCGTTCTTGCTCATGGACTTGGTCAGTATGTTCAACTGGGAACTACAATAGATGATGCAATTGGTGAGGCTTATGACAAGTCAGCGAGATGGTTGGGTCTTGATATGCGGAAAGGTGGCGGTCCTGCTCTTGAACAACTTGCCCTAGAAGGTGATCCAAATGCTGTTGAGTTTAGA GTTCCAATGCGCCAACACAAAGATTGCAATTTCTCTTATGCTGGTCTGAAGACTCAAGTTCGACTGGCTATTGAATCCAGAAACAT ACCTGCAGATGAGATTCCTATTTCATCTGCGACAGAAGAAGATAGGCAACTAAGGGCGAACATTGCTGCCTCTTTTCAG CGTGTTGCTGTTTTACATTTGGAAGAAAGATGCCAACGAGCAGTTGAGTGGGCATTGAAGATGGACTCTTCTATTAAATACTTT GTTGTTTCAGGAGGCGTTGCATCAAACCAGTATGTCAGAACTTCTCTAAATCATATTGCTGAGAAGAATGACCTCCAGCTTGTATGCCCTCCCCCAAGACTGTGTACTGACAAtg GTGTCATGATTGCTTGGACTGGTCTTGAGCACTTCATTGCAGGCAGATTTGATGACCCTCCTGCTGTTGATGAACCTGATGATATGCAG TACGACCTACGTCCAAGATGGCCTCTTGGCGAGGAATATTCAGAAGGAAGAAGTGTTGCGCGGTCGATGAAAACTGCTCGGGTACATCCATCACTTACATCGATGATACAGGGTTCTGCTCATTAG